Proteins encoded by one window of Melanotaenia boesemani isolate fMelBoe1 chromosome 10, fMelBoe1.pri, whole genome shotgun sequence:
- the LOC121647546 gene encoding golgin subfamily A member 4, with product MSIRAKSHADLQTAGKSSLDDSFYKSFSMSSSNINRGGQFGNGVTEEIKVLSRATRRPVRAVRPVSAVSSSGSFLQINHLQGELVRKRKECEDLRKENKYLLNEIHMERIMMRTENELTMRNLRNLNQELQAQVKELKQKLCQSQQRATLCSRAADEAEESRGEAEKSRALAEARALGCQRDKESAEADRGRLSEELQQLKKEHTDLQLLLAQTEKSYFETKLKLDRVSGEKQALLQESKSLEGDRDELQLKLRQVTQENAQLRESELNSRHRAMASEEESKRANQAQQEAEDMRRLAEKEKDGRTAECLSWREKHQELADIVRAQEDLKAQRQSKACQANIKSYFLCMTESDQRVKILKNPDGNLRNFTEGDPVYISTPESSPAEPERSSSRTMFRISAPHTGRDVGPSHFDDLPAFGGERPDSAPPRRSRKVVEYFWIPTDQE from the exons ATGTCGATAAGAGCCAAGTCCCACGCAGACCTGCAGACAGCTGGGAAGTCCTCATTAGATGACAGCTTCTATAAATCTTTCTCCATGAGCAGCAGCAACATTAACAGAGGCGGCCAGTTTGGGAATGGGGTGACGGAAGAGATCAAAGTTCTCTCCAGAGCGACCAGGAGGCCTGTACGGGCAGTCAGGCCGGTCAGCGCCGTCAGCTCCAGTGGCTCTTTCCTCCAGATTAATCACCTGCAAGGAGAGCTGGTCAGAAAGAGGAAG GAATGTGAGGATCtgaggaaggaaaacaagtatTTATTAAATGAGATCCACATGGAGCGGATCATGATGCGCACAGAGAATGAGCTGACCATGAGGAACCTCAGGAACCTGaaccaggagctgcaggctCAAGTCAAAGAG CTGAAACAGAAGCTGTGTCAGAGCCAGCAGAGGGCGACGTTGTGCTCACGAGCTGCAGATGAGGCTGAGGAGTCTAGAGGGGAGGCAGAGAAGAGCAGGGCCCTGGCTGAGGCTCGGGCCCTCGGTTGTCAGCGGGACAAGGAATCAGCTGAGGCCGACAGAGGACGCCTGAGTgaagagctgcagcagcttaAAAAGGAG CATACTGATCTGCAGCTCTTATTGGCACAAACGGAGAAGAGCTACTTTGAGACGAAGCTGAAGCTAGACCGGGTGTCGGGCGAGAAACAAGCCCTGCTGCAGGAGAGCAAGAGCCTGGAGGGAGACAGAGACGAGCTGCAACTCAAACTGAGACAAGTAACACAAGAAAACGCCCAGCTTAGAGAGAG TGAGTTGAATTCAAGGCATAGAGCAATGGCATCTGAAGAGGAGAGCAAAAGGGCCAATCAGGCCCAACAGGAGGCCGAGGATATGAGGCGCCTGGCAGAGAAGGAGAAGGATGGGAGGACGGCTGAGTGCCTCAGCTGGAGGGAGAAGCACCAGGAGCTGGCCGACATTGTCCGAGCTCAGGAGGACCTGAAGGCTCAGAGGCAAAGCAAAGCT TGCCAAGCCAACATCAAGAGCTACTTTCTGTGCATGACCGAAAGCGACCAGAGGgttaaaatccttaaaaatcCAGATGGCAACCTGAGAAACTTTACG GAGGGAGACCCCGTATACATCTCCACTCCTGAGTCCAGTCCGGCTGAGCCTGAGAGAAGTTCATCCAG GACCATGTTCAGGATCTCTGCCCCACACACAGGGAGGGATGTGGGGCCAAGTCATTTTGATGATCTACCTGCCTTTGGAGGGGAGCGACCCGACTCTGCCCCCCCACGCAGAAGCAGGAAGGTGGTGGAATACTTCTGGATTCCCACAGACCAGGAGTGA
- the eif4g2b gene encoding eukaryotic translation initiation factor 4 gamma 2b, which produces MLGNIKFIGELGKLDLIHESILHKCIKTLLEKKKRVQLKDMGEDLECLCQIMRTVGPRLDHEKAKSLMDQYFGRMRSLMNNKELPARIRFLLQDTVELRENNWIPRKAFIDNGPKTINQIRQDAVKDLGVFIPAPMSQGMRMDFFLESPFMPNRMKLDRETLGGLADMFGQMPGSGIGTGPGVIQDRYSPTMGRHRTNPLFNGHSGHIAPPPQSQFDMGPKSFVKSNQVQNQHFLNQNQNHMAQQQVQSKDMPPRFSKKGQLNADEISLRPAQSFLLNKNQVPKLQPQIPTMMPPSTQPPRTQTPPLGQPPQLGLKTNPPPIQEKPQKTSKKPPPAKEELLKTTEAIMTEYLNTKNLTEAVNGVREMKAPKHFLPEMLSKIVVCSLDRPDEDKEHASTLIHTLRTEGLITGENFMQAFLSVLDQCPKIELDVPLVKSYLAQFAARAINAELVSVAELAHPLENGTHFPLFLLCLQQTAKLKDREWLTDLFTQSKVNMQKMLPEIDQNKDRMLEILEGKGLSFLFPLLKLEKELLKQIKADPSPQSIYKWIKDNISPKLHTDKGFVNILMTSFLQYISQELCMAEGDDQLAAPSKEQLEREKQLLLAFKPVMQKFLHDHTELQVSALYALQVHCNASAFPKGMLLRYFVHFYDMEIIEEEAFLAWKEDITQEFPGKGKALFQVNQWLTWLETAEEEESEDEAD; this is translated from the exons ATGCTTGGCAACATTAAATTCATCGGGGAACTTGGCAAACTCGACCTCATCCATGAATCTATCCTTCATAAGTGCATCAAAACA CTtctggaaaagaagaagagagtcCAGCTCAAGGATATGGGGGAGGATCTGGAATGCCTCTGTCAGATAATGAGAACAGTGGGGCCGAGACTCGACCATGAGAAAGCAAAG TCTTTAATGGATCAGTACTTTGGCCGTATGCGATCCTTAATGAACAACAAGGAGTTGCCTGCCAGGATCCGCTTCCTGCTGCAAGATACAGTGGAACTGCGTGAAAACAACTGGATCCCCCGCAAGGCCTTCATCGACAACGGACCAAAGACGATTAACCAGATCCGTCAGGATGCAGTGAAA gATTTGGGTGTTTTCATCCCAGCACCCATGTCTCAGGGGATGAGGATGGACTTCTTCCTGGAAAGCCCTTTCATGCCCAACAGAATGAAACTGGACAGGGAGACTCTGGGGGGACTGGCTGACATGTTTGGACAGATGCCAG GCAGTGGGATTGGAACCGGCCCAGGGGTTATTCAGGACAGGTACTCGCCCACTATGGGACGCCATCGCACCAACCCACTCTTCAATGGCCACAGTGGCCACATCGCCCCTCCTCCACAGTCACAGTTTGACATGGGGCCCAAGTCTTTTGTTAAGTCCAACCAG GTTCAGAACCAGCATTTCctcaaccagaaccagaaccacatgGCCCAACAGCAAGTCCAATCCAAGGACATGCCTCCACGTTTCAGCAAGAAAGGACAGCTCAATGCAGATGAG ATCAGCCTCAGGCCTGCCCAGTCATTCCTCCTCAACAAGAACCAGGTGCCCAAGCTCCAGCCTCAAATCCCTACCATGATGCCTCCCAGTACCCAGCCCCCACGCACTCAAACCCCCCCTCTGGGACAG CCTCCACAGCTTGGACTGAAGACCAACCCCCCTCCCATTCAAGAGAAACCTCAGAAGACAAGCAAGAAACCACCTCCTGCCAAGGAGGAACTGCTAAAAACCACG GAGGCGATAATGACGGAGTACTTGAACACTAAGAACCTGACTGAGGCTGTGAACGGTGTGCGGGAGATGAAGGCACCAAAGCATTTCCTCCCTGAGATGCTCAGTAAGATTGTCGTGTGTTCCTTGGATCGCCCTGATGAGGACAAGGAGCATGCCAGCACTCTGATCCACACACTCCGCACTGAGGGTCTCATCACTGGGGAGAACTTCATGCAG GCTTTCCTTAGCGTCCTGGACCAGTGCCCCAAGATCGAGTTGGACGTGCCACTGGTAAAGTCCTACCTGGCCCAGTTTGCAGCCCGGGCCATCAACGCAGAGCTGGTGAGCGTGGCAGAGCTGGCTCACCCACTGGAGAACGGCACCCACTTCCCCCTCTTCCTGCTTTGCCTGCAGCAGACAGCCAAGCTGAAGGACCGCGAGTGGCTCACGGACCTCTTCACGCAGAGCAAGGTTAACATGCAGAAGATGCTTCCGG AGATCGATCAGAACAAGGACCGCATGCTggagattctggaggggaaagGTCTGAGCTTCCTCTTCCCGCTGCTGaagctggagaaggagctgctgaAGCAGATAAAGGCAGACCCATCTCCACAGTCCATCTACAAGTGGATTAAAGACAATATCTCGCCCAAGCTTCACACTGACAAAGGCTTTGTCAACATCCTCATGACAAG TTTCCTGCAGTACATCTCCCAGGAGCTGTGCATGGCGGAGGGCGACGATCAGCTGGCGGCCCCCTCCAAAGAGCAGCTGGAGCgggagaagcagctgctgctggccTTCAAGCCCGTCATGCAGAAGTTCCTGCACGACCACACTGAGCTGCAGGTCAGCGCCCTCTACGCGCTGCAGGTGCACTGCAACGCCAGCGCGTTCCCTAAAG GCATGCTGCTGCGCTACTTTGTCCATTTCTACGACATGGAGATCATTGAAGAAGAAGCCTTCCTTGCATGGAAAGAAGACATTACCCAAGAATTCCCTGGAAAAGGAAAAGCTttattccag GTAAACCAGTGGCTCACCTGGCTGGAgacagctgaggaggaggagtccGAGGATGAAGCAGATTGA